The Thermocrinis ruber genomic sequence GGTTCATGAGATAAAGCATTCATCCGCGTTGGAGCAGGCCCACATCCTTCAGGTGAAGTATTACATATACTACCTAAAAACAAAAGGAATAAAGGTCTCCCATGGAATAATTCACTATCCTAAACAGAAAAAGCTTTTAAAGGTTGAATTTGACGAGAAGGATGAGGAACTTATAAATGAAGTTGTCAGAAAGATGGATGAGGTTGTCAGAAAGGAGATACCACCAAAGGTTATAAATAAACCGTATTGCAAAAAGTGTGCCTACTGGGAATACTGCTATGGCTGAGATTTACTACATAACCACCAACGGCACCCTAAGAAGGGACGAAAACACCATAATGTTTGAAAGCGGAGAGATAAAAAAGAAAATACCCATAGAAAACACTTCCGAGCTTTTTATTGTGGCAGAGGTCAGCACCAACACCAAGTTCCTTAGCCTTTTGTCCCAAAATGGGATAATTGCCCACTTTTTTAACTATTATGGCTATTACATAGGGAGCTTTTATCCGAGGGAAGGCAACCCATCTGGACATGTTCTTATAAAGCAAGTAGAACATTATCTTGATAAAGAAAAAAGGCTTTACCTTGCCAAGACCTTTGTGCTTGGTTCCATCATAAACTCTGAAAAACTCTACCAAATAGACGCAAGCGAGCACTTGGAAAAACTAAAGCAGGCTTCCAACGTCCAGGAAGTTATGCAAGTGGAAGGGAGTTTTAGAAAGCTTTGCTACAAAGCCCTTGAAGAGCTAACAGGTTGGGAATTTGAAACAAGGACAAAAAGACCACCACAGAACCCTTTAAACGCATTAATTTCCTTTGGAAACTCCTTGGTTTATGCCAAAGTGCTTGGGGAAATATACCACACTCCTTTAAACTCAACAGTTAGCTATTTGCATGAACCGTCGGAAAAGAGGCATTCCCTTTGCTTGGATGTAGCAGAAGTCTTTAAGCCCATCCTAACGGAGGGCTTGATCCTTGAGCTTATAAGGTCGGGAACCATAACGGAAAATGACTTTTTGGAGGAGACAGAATATTGCTATCTAAATTTAGATGGACGGAGAAAATTCCTAAGAGCCTTTGACAACCTTTTAAAATCCACCGTGTACTACCCAAAGCTAAAGAGGAAAGTATCAATAAGAACACTGATTAGGCTTGAGCTTTATAAACTAGTAAAGCACCTGACGGAAAACGAGCCATACATACCTTTGAATTACCACAGCTTGAAGAAATGAGGGTAATACTCTTTTACGATATAGACACCACAGAAAAGGAAGGACAAAGAAGACTTCAGAGGGTTTTAAAAACCGCAAGAAAGTATTTAAACCATGTTCAAAAATCAGTATTTGAGGGAAATCTGAACATTTCGAGCATAGAAAGACTAAAACACGAAATGCTAAGAGTGGTAGATAAGGAAAAGGATTCCCTGATAATTTATATCCTTGATGACAATGCTAATTACAAAAGGGAAATATTAACAAACGTCAAAGACCCTACGGATAACCTGTTATGATAATCCCATGCGGTTTAAGGTGAAGCTTGTTAGGGCTGTGGAGGACAATTCTCCCATAAGCATAGACTACAGGAGAAGGTTCATATCCCTTTTAAAGAAGATCTTTGAAAAAGAATTTGACGAGGAAAGCCCAAAGCCCTACACCTTTGCGGTCTATCTTGGAAAAAACGCAAAGATACAAGGAGAGTACATACTGGGAGTGGAAAGTATAAACTTTAGGTTTTCTACAGGAGACCCACAGACAGCCATATCCTTTTACAACGGAGTTTTAAAACTCATCAAAGAAAACCATCTTCACAACATGAACCCAAAGCTTGAGAATGTGTATTTTAGAATCGTCAGTGTGAATATTGAAAAGGAGAACGAACCAACGGGCTTTTTTAAAACGCTTTCTCCTGTGGTGGTGGAAAGGTCAACAAATTCAAAAAATCCCGAAGAAAAATACGCCACTCCGAGGGACAAAGATTTTAAATGGTGGCTATTAGAAAACACACAGAAACGCTACAGGGCTTTGGTAGGAGAAGATTTAAATGTAAAAATCCTTGAGATTGAGCCAATAAGCGTAAAGGAAGAGTTCATAAAGCACTACGGTGGTTATGTTAGGAGCTTTTTGGGAAGGTTCAGGCTTCACACAGAAAGCAAGGAGCTTTTAAGGTTTGTCTATCAGTATGGCTTGGGCGTCAGAACCGGGCAGGGCTTTGGCTACTTGGAAACCTTAGACTGAAAGTGTGTTATGATTTTCTTGCCTCGTTGGGGAACTGAGGGTTCCGCAAGGACCCTTGTCAACTTGGCAACTGAATAAGGAGGGTGTAGTCTTCCTAAATGAGATAGTCCTCTGCATTTACAACTCCACCGTATTTTTGCTTGTATTCTTCCAACTCCTTCAGCTTTTGGACAATGAGTTCTCCCATGGACATTTTCTTGGTTATGGCTTCTATGCGTAGGGCTTGATGTACATCGGAAGGTAGCAAAATTGTGGTTTTTACCACTTTCTTCTTTTTGCGTCCCATAGGTTTTAATTATATACTCTCGCCGTAAAACCGTAAAGCCGTAATTATGTAATGCCGTAATGCCGTAATTATGGTCAGTGGCGGAAAGCGTTGGGAGACAAGAGTTTAAATTTGACAATAACATACTCAACTTTGCATGATCTCGGATTTCGGAAAATTAACTTCATTTGAAAGGGGTGCCCTCTTGACAAAATTATTGATATGTCTTATCTTAGTTAATGTGGTCGTTTGGGGTTCCTAATGTACTGTGTGGAGTTGAAAGTAGAGGGGAACACTTACCCCCTCGGCGGGCATATCCAGTTCCTAATGTACTGTGTGGAGTTGAAAGCGGTTTCTCCAGCCACGCCGAATTGCTTTAGGGTTCGTTCCTAATGTACTGTGTGGAGTTGAAAGCCACTTCAACCCTCTGCAGATCTGCGGATCGTAGGTGGTTCCTAATGTACTGTGTGGAGTTGAAAGAGCTTATAGCTTTGGTTTTCAGTAGTATAGCTAAAGGTTCCTAATGTACTGTGTGGAGTTGAAAGCAATTTTTTCAATTTTCAAGCGTAGGTCAAAAAGAAAGTTCCTAATGTACTGTGTGGAGTTGAAAGCCTCTTCAGTGAGGAAAGCAAGGTATTCCTTAAAGGGGTTCCTAATGTACTGTGTGGAGTTGAAAGAAGCACGAGTAAAATCAAAGCGACCTCCATAGCGGTCAAGGTCAATTAAAAGGTTCCTAATGTACTGTGTGGAGTTGAAAGAAGTCTTAACTATGTAGTCCCTCATAACCTCATCCTCCAGTTCCTAATGTACTGTGTGGAGTTGAAAGCTCTATCTCTCGTGCGTAGCCTTCCCAGACCTGAAGGTTCCTAATGTACTGTGTGGAGTTGAAAGAAATACCCACAAAAACGCCAAACTCTGAACCCTGAGGTTCCTAATGTACTGTGTGGAGTTGAAAGCAAAATAATATGGAGGTAAGGTTGTCCCTAAAGTCGTTCCTAATGTACTGTGTGGAGTTGAAAGCAAAATAATATGGAGGTAAGGTTGTCCCTAAAGTCGTTCCTAATGTACTGTGTGGAGTTGAAAGTAGCTTGCTGTGAAAAGTCCCAAAAGCGTTCCGACAGTTCCTAATGTACTGTGTGGAGTTGAAAGTGAAACGCCGACAGCTGGACACCATCAGAACGCCACCGTTCCTAATGTACTGTGTGGAGTTGAAAGCTCTGACTCGTTGGAAATTCTGGAAAGGATGTGGGCTAATGTTCCTAATGTACTGTGTGGAGTTGAAAGTTCTCCAGTTCGTTTTGGCATTTTGCAAGGAAAGAGGGTTCCTAATGTACTGTGTGGAGTTGAAAGCAGCTTATCCCTAAAAGCATAAGCAGGATACCAAGTGTTCCTAATGTACCGTGTGGAGTTGAAAGAAAGAGACAGCATACTATACAAGGACAATGTCTTTCTGTCTTTGGTAAAGAAAGAAGGACCTTTTGGTGTAAGTACTTTCTTAAAGGGAAGTATCACGCCGGGACTTAGGCTTGTGGAGATTAGATACGGATACATGGAAGTATTAGACATTGATAGAGCTAAAAGCAGTTGGAATTTACGAAAGAGCCATATTCTATGGAGTTGAATACATATACACAGATAAGTTAATCTAGAAACTTTTTAGTCTTCTAAGGCGTGTCATACCAAACTTTGTGGAGTTTTACAGATTTCCTCCCGGCAAGCTTCATGGTGTAGCGGTCAGAGTTGAGTTTTAAAATGAGGTTTAAAAGGTGTCCCAGTGGAAAATTTTAAAACAGCCTACCTCTATATCTTGGTATAATAAAGAAAGGTTGCAGTTGTCAATAAGAAGAAACCTAGAGGAGGAGTATAATGTCAAAGGAGTTTGAGCTTGGCATAGGGCTTTTGAAGAAAATATACACTGAACTGCAAGCCCTAAGCACAGCAGAAGATAAACGTCAAGTAAAGGAGTTGACGCAGGCTATTATAAACCCTCTGGTGGCAGGGGCTTATCAGATAAAGGTAGGAGAAGGGCCTCAGAAGGACAAGCTTTTGGAGATTCTCTTTCCCTTGATAAGAGAACTTAGAGATATGCAAAACCTTGAATCCATCAGAGCTTTGGCTGGTGAGTTGGTCAATGCCTTGAACGCCATAGAAGCAGAGGTAGCTACACAAGAGGGTAGCAGTTAATGAAAACCACCATTCGGACCCTTTTCAATAAAAAGGAAAAAGGACAAAAGATCACCATGATCTCCACTTATGATTATCTGTCTGCTAAGCTGTGCGAACAGGTGGGTATAGATTGCATACTTGTAGGTGATTCTTTGGGTATGGTTTTTCAGGGGAAAGACTCCACCTTGGAGGTCACCGTAGAGGAAATGATCTATCACACAAAGGCAGTTAGAAGGGGTGCCAAGGAGAGCTTTATTATAGCAGATATGCCCTTTATGAGCTATCAAGTTAGCGTAGAAAAAGCCATCGAAAATTGCGGTAGGCTAATAAAGGAAGGTGGAGCCAACGCGGTTAAGTTGGAAGGAGGAGAAGAGATAGCGGATTTGGTTTATAAACTTGTACGTATAGGCATTCCGGTGGTTGGGCATCTAGGTTTTACTCCTCAGAAGATAAACACAATAGGAGGCTATAGGGTGGTTGGTAGGGAGGAGGAGGCAGAAAGAGTTAAGAAGGATTTTAAAATATTAGAAGAAGCGGGTGCATTTATGATAGTGCTTGAAGCAATGCCCACAGAGCTTGCTAAGGAGCTCACAGAATCCGCTAGATCTATAACAATAGGCATAGGGGCGGGGCCCTATTGCCACGGGCAAGTTCTCGTTTTTTACGACCTTGTGGGGTTAGTGGAAGATATAAAGCCAAAGTTTGTCAGGAGATACCTGAACTCCGCGGAGCTTTTTAGAAAGGCTTTGGAAGAGTTCAAAAGGGATGTAGAAAGTGGAAGCTTCCCTTCTGAAGAAGAAAGCTATGGATGAGGCAAAGCTCTTAGAGTTTCTCAGCAGGCTCGGATACATAACAAAAGACCAAGTCCAAAAAGCAATCTCTTCCAAAGAGAAGAATGAAGACATTATAACAACCCTTCTAAGACTTGGTTTTATGGATGATGAAAAACTTTTGGATTTTTACACAAAATATACACCACAAAAGCTGTGGAAAGGTGACTTGAAAAGCATAAACATACCCGCCGAGATCCTCAACAAAATACCTCAGGATATCCTAAAAAAGCATCTAATTGCGCCAGTTTCTTACCAAGATGGCAAGCTAACTATAGTCACGGTCAATCCTTTCAATCAATCTGCTATAAATGAGCTAAGATTTGCCAGCAAGATTGATAACATAGTATCCTACGCAGCGCCTAAAAAAACAATAGAAGATATACTAAACAGGCTATATCCACAAACACAGGACATACTTGAGGAAATCAGCGAGGTTAGCGAAATAGAGATAGAAACATCAGAATCAGAACTATCTTTGGATACTATAAGTAAAGAAGCTGGAGAAGCACCCATAGTCAGGCTTGCAAACTTTCTTATTATGGAGGCAGTAAATTTAGGTGCATCCGATATACACGTAGAGCCTCAGGAAAAAAAGCTAGTAGTCAGGTATAGGGTAGATGGTGTGCTAAGGATATTTCATGAGTTTCCCATAAATATCAAAGATGCACTTACTGCAAGGCTTAAGATAATGGCAAATCTGGATATTTCTGAGAGACGTAAGCCCCAGGATGGTAGGATAAGGGCAAAGATAGGTAATAAAAAGGTAGACCTAAGGGTTTCTACTGTTCCTGTAGTGTATGGTGAAAAGATAGTTATGAGAATACAGGAAGCAGAGAAATATTTAAGTGTGAGGTTGGAAGACCTTGGGTTTGAACCCGATGACCTTGAAAAGTTTAGAAAGGCAATCTGGACACCTTGGGGTATGATTTTAGTAACTGGTCCGACGGGTTCGGGAAAAACGACTACTTTGTACGCCGCTTTGATGGAACGTAACAAGCCCGATGTTAACATAATGACCGCAGAGGACCCGGTGGAGGTTTCTATCCCCGGATTAAATCAGGTGCAAGTTAATGAAAGGATAGGACTTACCTTTGCTACAGTTCTAAGAGCCTTCTTAAGACAGGACCCAGATATAATCCTCATAGGTGAGATAAGGGATACAGAAACAGCAGAGATAGGTATAAGAGCAGCCCTCACGGGTCATTTGGTTTTTTCTACCTTGCACACCAACGATGCTCCATCTTCCATAACAAGGCTTGTTGATATGGGTATAGAGCCCTTCTTAGTGGGTTCATCTATAATACTTGTTGTAGCACAAAGGTTAGTAAGAAAACTGTGTCCCAAGTGTAAGCTTGTAGATGATACTCCAAAAGAAGCTTTGGTTAGATTGGGAGTGTTGAAAAGCTTAGACGAGAATATAACCATATACAAGGCTAATCCAAAGGGGTGTGATGAATGTAAGGGAACTGGCTACAAAGGAAGAACCGCAGTTCATGAGATTTTAGAGGTGGACGAGGAAATGAGAAAGCTGATCGTTAGAGGTGCCACTGCCGAAGACATAAGAGAGCTTGCTAAAAGGAAGGGTATGCGTACCATCTATGAGGCGGGAATACTGAAGGTGCGTAGAGGAATAACAGATATAGCTGAAGTGGAGAGGGTTCTCGCAAAGTGATCTACAGAAGGAGGGTACAATTTTACGAAACGGATGCGCAGGGTGTTATGCATCATTCAAACTACTTCAGGCTCTTTGAAGAGGCCAGGGGCGAGCTACTCAGAAGTCTGGGAATTCCCTACTCCACACTGAGGGAAGAGGGCTATGAGGTGGTCCTTTTGGAGGCAGAGTGTAGGTTTAAAAAGCCTATCTTTTACGATGAAGAGGTGTGCGTGGAGATAAAATTGGATAGTATGGACAGGTATTTTTTCAGCTTTAGCTACCGGGTGTCTGTAGAGGACAGCCTAAGGGCGGAGGGAAGAACTAAGCACTGCTTTGTTAAAGGGGGCAGACTAACATCTATTCCCAAAAAGGTAAGGGAACTTTTTGATGTTTGAAAGGCTTATCCTTTCCCTTTACACAGGTACGCTGTTTTCCATAGTCTTTTTGGTAGCACCCATT encodes the following:
- the cas6 gene encoding CRISPR-associated endoribonuclease Cas6, which encodes MRFKVKLVRAVEDNSPISIDYRRRFISLLKKIFEKEFDEESPKPYTFAVYLGKNAKIQGEYILGVESINFRFSTGDPQTAISFYNGVLKLIKENHLHNMNPKLENVYFRIVSVNIEKENEPTGFFKTLSPVVVERSTNSKNPEEKYATPRDKDFKWWLLENTQKRYRALVGEDLNVKILEIEPISVKEEFIKHYGGYVRSFLGRFRLHTESKELLRFVYQYGLGVRTGQGFGYLETLD
- the cas2 gene encoding CRISPR-associated endonuclease Cas2; this encodes MRVILFYDIDTTEKEGQRRLQRVLKTARKYLNHVQKSVFEGNLNISSIERLKHEMLRVVDKEKDSLIIYILDDNANYKREILTNVKDPTDNLL
- the panB gene encoding 3-methyl-2-oxobutanoate hydroxymethyltransferase, with the protein product MKTTIRTLFNKKEKGQKITMISTYDYLSAKLCEQVGIDCILVGDSLGMVFQGKDSTLEVTVEEMIYHTKAVRRGAKESFIIADMPFMSYQVSVEKAIENCGRLIKEGGANAVKLEGGEEIADLVYKLVRIGIPVVGHLGFTPQKINTIGGYRVVGREEEAERVKKDFKILEEAGAFMIVLEAMPTELAKELTESARSITIGIGAGPYCHGQVLVFYDLVGLVEDIKPKFVRRYLNSAELFRKALEEFKRDVESGSFPSEEESYG
- a CDS encoding GspE/PulE family protein, which encodes MDEAKLLEFLSRLGYITKDQVQKAISSKEKNEDIITTLLRLGFMDDEKLLDFYTKYTPQKLWKGDLKSINIPAEILNKIPQDILKKHLIAPVSYQDGKLTIVTVNPFNQSAINELRFASKIDNIVSYAAPKKTIEDILNRLYPQTQDILEEISEVSEIEIETSESELSLDTISKEAGEAPIVRLANFLIMEAVNLGASDIHVEPQEKKLVVRYRVDGVLRIFHEFPINIKDALTARLKIMANLDISERRKPQDGRIRAKIGNKKVDLRVSTVPVVYGEKIVMRIQEAEKYLSVRLEDLGFEPDDLEKFRKAIWTPWGMILVTGPTGSGKTTTLYAALMERNKPDVNIMTAEDPVEVSIPGLNQVQVNERIGLTFATVLRAFLRQDPDIILIGEIRDTETAEIGIRAALTGHLVFSTLHTNDAPSSITRLVDMGIEPFLVGSSIILVVAQRLVRKLCPKCKLVDDTPKEALVRLGVLKSLDENITIYKANPKGCDECKGTGYKGRTAVHEILEVDEEMRKLIVRGATAEDIRELAKRKGMRTIYEAGILKVRRGITDIAEVERVLAK
- the cas4 gene encoding CRISPR-associated protein Cas4, giving the protein MDLRELKFRGTQVAYYVVCQRKLWLFTKGISFEKESEYVQLGKLLDEISFSREKGEEFAYEPVSIDFFSTGEGLVVHEIKHSSALEQAHILQVKYYIYYLKTKGIKVSHGIIHYPKQKKLLKVEFDEKDEELINEVVRKMDEVVRKEIPPKVINKPYCKKCAYWEYCYG
- a CDS encoding acyl-CoA thioesterase, which translates into the protein MIYRRRVQFYETDAQGVMHHSNYFRLFEEARGELLRSLGIPYSTLREEGYEVVLLEAECRFKKPIFYDEEVCVEIKLDSMDRYFFSFSYRVSVEDSLRAEGRTKHCFVKGGRLTSIPKKVRELFDV
- the cas1b gene encoding type I-B CRISPR-associated endonuclease Cas1b — protein: MAEIYYITTNGTLRRDENTIMFESGEIKKKIPIENTSELFIVAEVSTNTKFLSLLSQNGIIAHFFNYYGYYIGSFYPREGNPSGHVLIKQVEHYLDKEKRLYLAKTFVLGSIINSEKLYQIDASEHLEKLKQASNVQEVMQVEGSFRKLCYKALEELTGWEFETRTKRPPQNPLNALISFGNSLVYAKVLGEIYHTPLNSTVSYLHEPSEKRHSLCLDVAEVFKPILTEGLILELIRSGTITENDFLEETEYCYLNLDGRRKFLRAFDNLLKSTVYYPKLKRKVSIRTLIRLELYKLVKHLTENEPYIPLNYHSLKK